The Inquilinus sp. Marseille-Q2685 genome has a segment encoding these proteins:
- a CDS encoding LON peptidase substrate-binding domain-containing protein has protein sequence MKRGPRAPAFQDLGTDLPVFPLPGVLLLPRGLLPLNIFEPRYLAMVEDALAGGRMIGMIQPRPGNWGAAPPPLYAVGCAGRITSFDETDDGRYLITLTGLCRFRVEEELEERRGYRRVRPGWTGFAADMAEPSAAEIDRAGLNRALTDYFRIAGLSADWEAIGQTPDERLVTSLAMICPFEPQEKQALLEAKDLCERTQVMLSIIRMAIHGGHAGRVRH, from the coding sequence ATGAAGAGGGGGCCGCGCGCGCCCGCCTTCCAGGACCTCGGCACCGACCTGCCGGTCTTCCCCCTGCCCGGGGTCCTGCTGCTGCCGCGCGGCCTCCTGCCCCTCAACATCTTCGAGCCGCGCTACCTCGCCATGGTCGAGGATGCGCTGGCCGGCGGCCGGATGATCGGCATGATCCAGCCGCGCCCCGGCAACTGGGGCGCGGCGCCGCCGCCGCTTTACGCCGTCGGCTGCGCCGGCCGGATCACCAGCTTCGACGAGACCGATGACGGCCGCTACCTGATCACCCTGACCGGGCTGTGCCGGTTCCGGGTCGAAGAGGAGCTGGAGGAGCGGCGCGGCTATCGCCGGGTGCGGCCGGGCTGGACCGGCTTCGCCGCCGACATGGCCGAGCCGTCTGCGGCGGAGATCGACCGCGCCGGGTTGAACCGGGCCCTGACCGACTATTTCCGTATCGCCGGCCTGTCGGCCGACTGGGAGGCGATCGGCCAGACCCCGGACGAGCGCCTGGTCACTTCGCTGGCCATGATCTGCCCGTTCGAGCCGCAGGAGAAGCAGGCGCTGCTCGAGGCGAAGGATCTCTGCGAGCGCACCCAAGTCATGCTATCGATCATCCGGATGGCGATCCATGGCGGCCATGCCGGCCGCGTGCGCCACTGA
- a CDS encoding RidA family protein yields the protein MSRPITPAGIRPPFARYSHAVEVPAGSRLVVCSGQLGIGPDEAVPDTVEGQAELCFENIRAILAAAGMDLSHIIRINAFVTGREHLKGYMAVRDRVVADPPPASTLMIVSGFSRPEFLVEVEVIAAGPAEAVE from the coding sequence TTGTCGCGCCCCATCACCCCGGCCGGAATCCGGCCGCCCTTCGCCCGCTACAGCCATGCCGTCGAGGTGCCGGCGGGCAGCCGCCTGGTGGTCTGCTCCGGCCAGCTCGGCATCGGCCCGGACGAGGCGGTGCCGGACACGGTCGAGGGCCAGGCCGAGCTGTGCTTCGAGAACATCCGGGCGATCCTGGCGGCGGCGGGGATGGACCTGTCGCACATCATCCGGATCAACGCCTTCGTCACCGGGCGGGAGCATCTGAAGGGCTACATGGCGGTGCGCGACCGCGTCGTCGCCGACCCGCCCCCGGCCTCGACCCTGATGATCGTCTCCGGCTTCTCCCGGCCGGAGTTCCTGGTCGAGGTGGAGGTCATCGCCGCTGGGCCGGCAGAGGCCGTTGAATGA
- a CDS encoding adenylate/guanylate cyclase domain-containing protein, translating to MIDRTAAALARLRRWLGNQALMAGPVQDVACGFADGLLEAGIPLWRAYLSATTLHPEMEAFGLIWTRDGVREREEYGHGSWGRIASPSPIYEAVLAAREAAADPAAAKAEDIVPLTRYRLERGEGVDRFPVLAEFRDAGATDYLCFIIPFGFDGTLHPLRTGASVTLATDRPSGFTEAEVRALDDLMPVFGAAIRAGIDLSAFRTVLGTYLGRDVGRRVLDGEIRRGSVETISAAILVGDLRGFTALADALPQDQLVAMLDDYLDALATPVEARGGQVLKFMGDGLLATFAFAEADPAETCGRTLAAAAEALERIAAINLRRAEAGAPVLTLDVALHVGDVLYGNVGSGQRLDFTIIGPAVNEAARLETLCGALGVPMVVSRRFVEALAAPQLFRCLGPQTLRGVRVPVEVFTPA from the coding sequence GTGATCGATAGGACCGCCGCCGCCCTGGCCCGCCTTCGGCGCTGGCTGGGCAACCAGGCGCTGATGGCCGGGCCGGTGCAGGACGTCGCCTGCGGCTTCGCCGACGGCCTGCTCGAAGCCGGCATCCCGCTGTGGCGGGCCTATCTCTCGGCCACCACCCTGCATCCGGAGATGGAGGCGTTCGGCCTGATCTGGACCCGCGACGGCGTCCGGGAGAGGGAGGAGTACGGCCACGGCTCCTGGGGCAGGATCGCAAGCCCCAGCCCGATCTACGAGGCGGTGCTGGCCGCCCGGGAAGCCGCCGCCGATCCGGCCGCCGCCAAGGCCGAGGACATCGTGCCGCTGACCCGCTACCGGCTGGAACGGGGCGAGGGCGTGGACCGCTTCCCGGTCCTGGCCGAGTTCCGCGATGCCGGCGCCACCGACTATCTCTGCTTCATCATCCCCTTCGGCTTCGACGGCACGCTGCACCCGCTGCGCACCGGCGCCTCGGTGACGCTGGCGACCGACCGGCCCAGCGGCTTCACCGAGGCCGAGGTGCGGGCGCTCGACGACCTGATGCCGGTGTTCGGCGCCGCCATCCGCGCCGGCATCGATCTCTCCGCCTTCCGCACCGTGCTGGGCACCTATCTCGGCCGCGACGTCGGCCGGCGGGTGCTGGACGGCGAGATCCGCCGCGGCTCGGTCGAGACCATCTCGGCCGCGATCCTGGTCGGCGACCTGCGCGGCTTCACTGCCCTGGCCGATGCCCTGCCGCAGGACCAGCTGGTCGCCATGCTGGACGACTATCTCGACGCGCTGGCGACGCCGGTCGAGGCCCGCGGCGGGCAGGTGCTGAAGTTCATGGGTGACGGCCTGCTGGCCACCTTCGCCTTCGCCGAGGCGGATCCGGCGGAGACCTGCGGCCGGACGCTGGCCGCCGCGGCCGAGGCGCTGGAGCGGATCGCCGCGATCAACCTCCGCCGGGCCGAAGCGGGCGCGCCGGTGCTGACGCTGGACGTGGCGCTGCATGTCGGCGACGTGCTGTACGGCAATGTCGGTTCGGGCCAGCGGCTGGACTTCACCATCATCGGCCCGGCGGTGAACGAGGCCGCCCGGCTGGAGACCCTGTGCGGCGCGCTGGGCGTGCCGATGGTGGTCAGCCGCCGCTTCGTCGAGGCGCTGGCGGCGCCGCAGCTGTTCCGCTGCCTCGGCCCGCAGACCCTGCGCGGCGTGCGGGTGCCGGTCGAGGTGTTCACGCCGGCTTAG
- a CDS encoding creatininase family protein — MLPKRYWYEMTTLDFREGSEGWIAVQPVCAIEQHGPHLPVYTDTCIAEGMVRRGLQLLPADLPVTFLPTQAVGKSNEHIASPGTLTLSWETLTQVLIEIGESVRRAGLRKLILINSHGGNVPILDVVARELRVRHGMLAVHSAWSRFGNPDGLFPPEESTYGIHGGDMETSVMLHLRPDLVKMELAEDFRSTQLDFIREFAHLRAHGVSQFGWMAQDLNPGGAVGNAANATAEKGRQVVDHQAAAFVALCRDVHGFDLSRLWELGA, encoded by the coding sequence ATGCTGCCGAAGCGTTACTGGTACGAGATGACGACGCTCGACTTCCGGGAGGGATCCGAGGGCTGGATCGCGGTGCAGCCGGTCTGCGCCATCGAGCAGCATGGGCCGCACCTGCCGGTCTACACCGACACCTGCATCGCCGAGGGCATGGTGCGGCGGGGGCTGCAGCTGCTGCCGGCCGACCTGCCGGTGACCTTCCTGCCCACCCAGGCGGTCGGCAAGTCGAACGAGCACATCGCCTCGCCCGGCACCCTCACCCTGTCCTGGGAGACGCTGACGCAAGTCCTGATCGAGATCGGCGAGAGCGTGCGGCGGGCGGGGCTGCGCAAGCTGATCCTGATCAACTCCCACGGCGGCAACGTGCCGATCCTCGACGTGGTGGCGCGCGAGCTCAGGGTCCGGCACGGCATGCTGGCGGTGCATTCGGCCTGGTCGCGCTTCGGCAACCCGGACGGGCTGTTCCCGCCCGAGGAGTCGACCTACGGCATCCATGGCGGCGACATGGAGACCTCGGTGATGCTGCATCTGCGCCCCGACCTGGTGAAGATGGAGCTAGCCGAGGATTTCCGGTCGACCCAGCTGGACTTCATCCGGGAGTTCGCGCATCTGCGGGCGCATGGCGTGTCGCAGTTCGGCTGGATGGCGCAGGACCTGAACCCCGGCGGCGCGGTCGGCAACGCCGCCAACGCCACGGCGGAGAAGGGGCGCCAGGTCGTCGACCACCAGGCCGCCGCCTTCGTCGCCCTGTGCCGCGACGTGCACGGCTTCGACCTGTCGCGGCTGTGGGAGCTTGGCGCCTAA
- a CDS encoding Trm112 family protein — translation MSDTSDSGSPAGSSSPAPSSPTAVDPRLLEMLVCPLTKAPLRYDAKAQELISDQARLAYPIRDGIPIMLIDEARPLDPDARR, via the coding sequence ATGAGCGATACATCCGATTCCGGCAGCCCAGCCGGTTCCAGCAGCCCCGCCCCCAGCAGCCCGACGGCGGTCGACCCGCGGCTGCTGGAGATGCTGGTCTGCCCGCTGACCAAGGCGCCGCTGCGCTATGACGCCAAAGCGCAGGAGCTGATCTCGGACCAGGCGCGGCTGGCCTATCCGATCCGCGACGGCATCCCGATCATGCTGATCGACGAGGCCCGGCCGCTCGACCCCGACGCGCGGCGCTGA
- a CDS encoding gamma-butyrobetaine hydroxylase-like domain-containing protein, producing the protein MTDMGSPPLTGSAARPVEIRLKRAERVLELRFDDGLHVTLSAELLRVESPSAEVQGHGPSQKTIVGGKRNVAITAVEPVGHYAVRLVFDDGHDTGIYSWTWLHELATRQDELWRAYLAALEARGLSRDR; encoded by the coding sequence ATGACCGACATGGGCAGCCCGCCTTTGACCGGCAGCGCCGCCCGGCCGGTCGAGATCCGGCTGAAGCGGGCCGAGCGCGTGCTGGAGCTGCGCTTCGACGACGGGCTGCACGTCACCCTGTCGGCCGAGCTGCTGCGGGTCGAGAGCCCGTCGGCCGAGGTCCAGGGCCACGGCCCGTCGCAGAAGACCATCGTCGGCGGCAAGCGCAACGTCGCCATCACCGCGGTCGAGCCGGTCGGCCATTATGCGGTGCGGCTGGTGTTCGACGACGGCCACGACACCGGGATCTATTCCTGGACTTGGCTGCACGAGCTGGCGACCCGGCAGGACGAGCTGTGGCGCGCCTATCTCGCCGCGCTGGAAGCGCGCGGCCTGTCGCGTGATCGATAG